In the genome of Halapricum salinum, one region contains:
- the dndC gene encoding DNA phosphorothioation system sulfurtransferase DndC: MGTRSDGDTEELSNPHETSVWEYRDLDDIYEEIRQTYLSDDRPWVIGYSGGKDSTTVLQLIWVAISDLPKEQQNKPIYVISSDTLVETPKIVNHITSSLAKVNEYAEKENLPFDARKVYPDVSDSFWVNLLGRGYPAPNQTFRWCTERLKIDPADNFIMDKVSEHGEVVVILGARKAESATREQVMNLHSIDGTNLARHSKFANAFVYTPIEDWLTKDVWKYLMNVDCPWGKDHDELAALYNEADDECPMVIDTSTPSCGNSRFGCWTCTVVEDDKAMENMVDGGDLWMEPLLEFRNFLKSTQDPELKPKYREPKGRQHGRVKEKNNGGDGIIPRAYKLEFRKDLLRKLLETEKEVNELRDDDAEYLDLIRDEELKEIRRLWRTEEADWEDSVPKIYNEVMDDELDWVRDDLGSFSTEEAKVLERVCEKHDVPDKLVKRLLDTELQHHGMKRRASIYNEIDKIFREDWRSIEEITADIEGENPERWEYDVKYEEMMQ; this comes from the coding sequence ATGGGTACTCGAAGTGACGGGGATACAGAGGAATTGTCGAATCCCCACGAAACATCTGTCTGGGAGTATCGAGACCTAGACGATATTTACGAGGAAATCCGACAGACATACCTATCAGATGATCGTCCTTGGGTCATCGGCTATAGCGGAGGGAAAGACTCAACCACTGTTCTTCAACTCATTTGGGTAGCTATTAGTGATTTACCTAAAGAACAACAAAATAAACCGATCTACGTTATCTCAAGTGATACCTTAGTTGAGACTCCTAAAATTGTAAACCACATTACCTCATCTCTCGCGAAGGTCAATGAATACGCTGAAAAGGAGAATCTTCCATTTGATGCTAGGAAGGTATATCCTGACGTCAGTGATTCTTTCTGGGTGAATCTTCTCGGCAGGGGATATCCTGCACCGAATCAAACATTCCGATGGTGCACAGAGCGCCTGAAGATAGATCCCGCTGACAACTTCATTATGGACAAAGTTTCCGAGCACGGTGAGGTTGTCGTCATTCTGGGTGCTCGGAAAGCCGAGAGTGCGACACGTGAACAGGTGATGAACCTGCACAGCATTGACGGAACCAATCTCGCCCGACATTCCAAGTTCGCGAACGCCTTCGTTTACACACCAATTGAGGACTGGCTCACAAAGGACGTCTGGAAGTACCTTATGAATGTTGACTGTCCATGGGGCAAAGATCATGATGAGCTGGCGGCCTTATATAATGAAGCCGATGACGAGTGTCCGATGGTGATAGACACGAGCACGCCATCATGTGGAAACAGCCGCTTCGGTTGTTGGACCTGTACAGTCGTTGAAGATGACAAAGCCATGGAAAATATGGTTGACGGCGGTGATTTGTGGATGGAACCACTCCTGGAGTTCAGGAATTTCCTCAAATCAACTCAGGATCCTGAACTCAAACCTAAGTACAGGGAACCGAAGGGGCGCCAACACGGCCGTGTAAAAGAAAAGAACAACGGCGGCGATGGTATCATTCCGCGAGCATATAAGCTTGAGTTCAGGAAAGATCTGCTCCGGAAACTGCTTGAGACTGAAAAAGAAGTAAACGAGCTCCGAGATGATGATGCCGAATATCTTGACCTCATTCGAGATGAAGAGCTGAAAGAGATTCGCCGTCTTTGGCGAACAGAAGAGGCGGACTGGGAGGATTCGGTTCCGAAGATCTACAATGAGGTCATGGACGATGAGCTAGACTGGGTTCGTGATGATTTGGGGTCGTTCAGCACTGAGGAAGCGAAAGTCTTGGAGCGGGTCTGTGAGAAGCACGATGTGCCAGACAAACTAGTCAAGCGTCTACTTGATACTGAGTTGCAACACCACGGGATGAAACGTCGTGCATCGATTTACAACGAGATCGACAAAATATTCCGAGAAGACTGGCGCTCGATCGAAGAGATCACCGCCGATATCGAGGGTGAAAATCCCGAACGTTGGGAATACGACGTAAAATACGAAGAGATGATGCAGTAG